The following proteins are encoded in a genomic region of Mycobacterium sp. 155:
- the cydD gene encoding thiol reductant ABC exporter subunit CydD: MRRYLVAAVACGVVIAGSTIASAVVLAHLVAGIVVAPNSGARWGSSLVALGVVWTVRTVAQWLQGRLSQRGATAVIGELSSQVLRSVTAQSPRQLTADRAAAAAVVTRGLDGLRPYFSGYLPAVVLAAVLTPAALVVMACYDLQAAAIVMIALPLIPVFMVLIGLLTAERSAAALSALTTLQSRLLDLVAGIPTLRALGRAGGSVQRIAELSAAHRRSTMATLRISFLSALVLELLATLGVALVAVSVGLRLVFGDMTLAAALTALLLAPEVFWPLRRVGAAFHAAQDGKTAAEAAFELCTPATRPNGSRIPATAAPTIEVDGLDRTIEPGRVTVLTGPNGAGKSTVLQAILGLTDTPRVLVDGIAATELDLSAWWRQIAWLPHRAVLIPGTVRANLELLGPLPDLEGACRAAGFDEVYDNLPDGLDTVVGRDGVGLSLGQRQRLGLARVLGSPAPVLLLDEPTAHLDAELEARVLATIAARARTGATVVVVGHRDPVLAIGDIVLTVSDSRVRS, translated from the coding sequence CTGCGCCGCTACCTCGTGGCCGCGGTGGCGTGTGGTGTGGTGATCGCCGGCAGCACCATCGCGTCGGCGGTGGTGCTGGCGCACCTGGTCGCCGGAATTGTCGTCGCCCCGAACTCCGGTGCGCGGTGGGGCTCGTCGCTCGTCGCACTGGGCGTGGTCTGGACCGTCCGGACCGTCGCGCAATGGTTGCAGGGCAGGCTCTCGCAGCGCGGTGCCACCGCGGTCATCGGCGAATTGTCCAGCCAGGTCCTACGTTCGGTGACAGCGCAGTCACCACGGCAACTGACGGCCGACCGGGCCGCGGCCGCCGCGGTGGTGACGCGCGGCCTCGACGGCCTGCGACCGTATTTCAGTGGCTATCTGCCGGCCGTGGTGCTCGCCGCTGTCCTTACTCCGGCGGCTCTGGTGGTGATGGCATGCTACGACCTCCAGGCCGCGGCGATCGTGATGATCGCGCTCCCACTCATCCCCGTGTTCATGGTGTTGATCGGGCTGCTCACGGCGGAAAGGTCGGCGGCCGCGCTGAGCGCGTTGACCACCCTGCAGAGCCGGCTTCTGGATCTGGTGGCCGGAATCCCCACTCTGCGCGCCCTCGGCAGGGCCGGAGGATCGGTCCAACGCATCGCCGAACTGTCTGCCGCACATCGGCGTTCGACGATGGCGACACTGCGGATCTCGTTCCTGTCGGCATTGGTCTTGGAACTTCTGGCCACGCTCGGGGTGGCTCTGGTGGCGGTCAGTGTCGGTCTACGGCTGGTATTCGGCGATATGACACTGGCAGCCGCCCTGACCGCGTTACTGCTCGCGCCCGAGGTCTTCTGGCCGCTGCGGCGGGTGGGTGCCGCATTCCATGCCGCGCAGGACGGTAAGACTGCCGCAGAGGCAGCCTTCGAGCTGTGTACACCGGCCACCCGGCCGAACGGTAGCCGGATCCCGGCGACGGCAGCACCCACGATCGAGGTCGACGGACTCGACCGCACGATCGAACCGGGGCGCGTCACCGTCCTGACCGGACCCAACGGCGCCGGGAAAAGCACGGTACTACAGGCGATTCTCGGCCTCACCGACACGCCGAGAGTGCTGGTGGACGGCATCGCGGCCACCGAACTCGATCTGAGCGCCTGGTGGCGGCAGATCGCGTGGCTGCCGCACCGCGCGGTGCTGATCCCCGGCACGGTTCGCGCCAACCTGGAGTTGCTCGGCCCGCTCCCGGACCTCGAGGGTGCCTGCCGTGCAGCAGGATTCGACGAGGTCTACGACAACCTGCCAGACGGGTTGGACACAGTCGTCGGCCGCGACGGGGTCGGCCTGTCCCTAGGGCAGCGGCAACGGCTCGGGCTGGCCCGCGTGCTCGGATCCCCGGCCCCGGTACTGCTACTGGACGAGCCCACCGCGCATCTCGACGCCGAGCTCGAGGCCCGGGTCCTGGCCACGATCGCGGCCAGGGCCCGGACCGGCGCAACGGTGGTCGTGGTCGGACACCGAGATCCGGTTCTGGCCATCGGCGATATCGTTCTCACGGTGAGTGATTCACGTGTTCGGTCCTGA
- the cydB gene encoding cytochrome d ubiquinol oxidase subunit II produces the protein MGLQELWFILLAVLFLGFFVLEGFDFGVGMLMSFFGRAAGARSTSDTADARSRSDTADARSTSDPADARSTSNPAHGRTGTDAEQHRRAVLNTIGPVWDGNEVWLITAGGAMFAAFPEMYATVFSGLYLPLLAILCSMIVRVVAIEWRGKIDDPGWRRWADIAIGIGSWVPAILWGVAFAGLVHGLPVDADGQMHAGITDVLNPYTLLGGLATGALFALHGAVFVALKSSGAVRTDAFGFAAKLAIPATVLVAGFGLWTQLSHGKNWTWLVLGVAVVAQLAAVIRVFSRSGEGWAFIYTTIVVAAVVVLLFGALYPNLVPSTLDPHWSLTIYNASSSPYTLKVMTWAALAFAPLVMLYQAWTYWVFRKRISADRIPEPIGLSRRSD, from the coding sequence ATGGGATTACAAGAACTCTGGTTCATTCTGCTGGCCGTGCTGTTCCTCGGGTTCTTTGTGCTCGAGGGATTCGACTTCGGCGTCGGTATGCTGATGAGCTTCTTCGGCCGGGCTGCGGGCGCGAGGAGCACATCAGACACAGCGGACGCGAGGAGCAGATCAGACACTGCGGACGCGAGGAGCACATCAGATCCGGCGGACGCGAGGAGCACATCAAACCCCGCTCACGGCCGCACCGGAACCGACGCCGAACAGCACCGCCGTGCGGTACTCAACACGATCGGTCCGGTGTGGGACGGCAACGAGGTGTGGCTCATCACCGCGGGCGGTGCCATGTTCGCGGCGTTCCCCGAGATGTACGCCACTGTCTTCTCTGGTCTGTATCTGCCGCTGTTGGCGATCCTGTGCTCGATGATCGTGCGCGTCGTCGCCATCGAATGGCGCGGCAAGATCGATGATCCCGGCTGGCGCCGATGGGCGGACATAGCGATCGGCATCGGGTCGTGGGTGCCCGCGATTTTGTGGGGCGTCGCGTTCGCCGGGCTCGTGCACGGCCTGCCCGTCGACGCAGACGGACAGATGCACGCCGGAATCACCGACGTCCTGAACCCGTACACCCTGTTGGGTGGGCTGGCCACCGGCGCATTGTTCGCCTTGCACGGTGCGGTGTTCGTGGCGCTGAAGTCGAGCGGAGCCGTTCGTACCGACGCTTTCGGTTTCGCCGCCAAACTGGCGATTCCGGCGACGGTACTGGTCGCCGGCTTCGGACTGTGGACCCAGCTGAGCCACGGAAAGAACTGGACCTGGCTCGTGCTGGGCGTCGCGGTGGTTGCGCAGCTGGCCGCCGTCATCCGGGTGTTCAGCCGCAGCGGCGAGGGTTGGGCGTTCATCTACACCACGATTGTCGTTGCCGCCGTGGTGGTTCTGCTGTTCGGCGCGCTATACCCGAACCTGGTGCCGTCCACGCTCGACCCGCACTGGAGCCTGACCATCTACAACGCCTCGTCGTCGCCGTACACGCTGAAGGTCATGACGTGGGCGGCGCTCGCGTTCGCACCGCTTGTGATGCTGTACCAGGCGTGGACGTATTGGGTGTTCCGCAAGCGGATCTCGGCTGATCGGATTCCCGAGCCAATCGGACTCTCCCGGCGGTCGGACTGA